One genomic window of Acidovorax radicis includes the following:
- the rpsT gene encoding 30S ribosomal protein S20: MASAKPKKKNPRLASGRKRVRQDVKINAANTSLRSKYRTAVKNVEKAVLAGDKTKATELFAKMQAVVDTVADKGIFHKNKAARDKSRLSAKVKALALAA; this comes from the coding sequence ATGGCATCCGCTAAACCCAAGAAGAAGAACCCGCGCCTGGCGTCGGGCCGCAAGCGCGTCCGTCAGGACGTCAAGATCAACGCTGCGAACACCTCGCTGCGCTCCAAATACCGTACCGCTGTCAAGAACGTCGAAAAGGCTGTTCTGGCTGGCGACAAGACCAAGGCGACCGAACTGTTCGCCAAGATGCAAGCCGTGGTGGACACCGTGGCCGACAAGGGCATCTTCCACAAGAACAAGGCTGCTCGCGATAAGAGCCGTCTGTCTGCCAAGGTGAAAGCCCTGGCACTGGCCGCCTGA